From the Desulfovibrio sp. JY genome, one window contains:
- a CDS encoding response regulator yields MADTNARILLVEDDADVRQAISLWLTTSGYAVATAGDGRAGLAAIRAQKPDAVLLDLRLPGLDGFEVLKALAREGGEPPPVIVISGQDEIQGVIQAFRLGATDYLQKPIVSFDLLAHALEAVLERQHLSQAVRLAETRYFNLVQNLPLLVFVLEADLRVAFINKFCRTLLGFSRGEALTERDWFVTRLHPGDRERVVESLTRDFPARGRARTEECRFIHKNGATVHALLRAMPSTRPNHDDAATMIEGIVVDITDRVELERFVVQEEKLKTLGAISAEVAHEIRNPLFSIAGFAHRLQARMPDNREAGIILAEARRLEDILDRISTYLHPVDLRPRLCSLGAIVSAVVEFLAPEFSARSVTTETKLAAGLPDLQLDPELLTQVVTSLVRYASNRLPQGGRVSLATSRHARFIHLDVTFATTMPVADPELLFLPFEEGAERLGLPLAYRIVKNMGGSLTFFQLGGEAAFTVQLPLGAPYDQAPDLDDEEEEETGGEPF; encoded by the coding sequence ATGGCCGACACAAACGCCAGAATCCTGCTTGTCGAGGATGACGCCGACGTCCGCCAAGCCATAAGCCTTTGGCTGACGACCTCTGGCTACGCCGTCGCCACCGCCGGCGACGGCCGGGCCGGGCTTGCCGCCATCCGCGCCCAGAAACCCGACGCCGTGCTGCTCGACCTGCGCCTGCCCGGCCTGGACGGGTTCGAGGTGCTCAAAGCCCTGGCCCGGGAGGGCGGCGAGCCTCCGCCGGTCATCGTCATCTCCGGCCAGGACGAAATCCAGGGCGTGATCCAGGCCTTTCGCCTGGGCGCGACGGACTATCTGCAAAAACCCATCGTCAGCTTCGACCTGCTCGCCCATGCCCTGGAAGCCGTGCTCGAGCGGCAGCATCTGTCCCAGGCCGTGCGCCTGGCCGAGACCCGCTATTTCAACCTGGTGCAAAACCTGCCGCTTTTGGTCTTCGTCCTGGAAGCGGACCTGCGTGTAGCTTTCATTAACAAATTTTGCCGCACGTTGCTCGGTTTTTCCCGGGGCGAAGCCCTGACCGAACGGGATTGGTTCGTGACGCGCCTGCACCCGGGCGACCGGGAACGCGTGGTCGAAAGCCTCACCCGGGATTTCCCGGCCCGGGGCCGCGCCCGCACCGAGGAATGCCGGTTCATCCACAAAAACGGCGCCACGGTCCACGCGCTGCTGCGAGCCATGCCCTCGACCCGGCCCAACCACGACGACGCCGCGACCATGATCGAAGGCATCGTGGTGGACATCACCGACCGGGTGGAGCTGGAACGCTTCGTGGTCCAGGAGGAAAAGCTCAAGACCCTGGGCGCGATCTCGGCGGAAGTGGCCCACGAGATCCGCAACCCGCTTTTTTCCATCGCCGGCTTCGCCCATCGCCTGCAAGCCCGGATGCCGGACAACCGCGAGGCGGGCATCATCCTGGCCGAAGCCAGACGCCTCGAGGACATCCTGGACCGCATCAGCACCTACCTGCACCCCGTCGATCTGCGCCCCCGGCTGTGTTCGCTCGGGGCCATCGTGTCCGCCGTGGTGGAATTCCTGGCTCCGGAATTTTCCGCCCGGAGCGTCACCACAGAGACGAAACTGGCCGCCGGGCTGCCCGATCTCCAGCTCGACCCGGAACTGCTCACCCAGGTGGTCACAAGCCTCGTGCGCTACGCGTCCAATCGACTGCCCCAGGGCGGCCGGGTGTCGCTCGCCACCTCGCGCCACGCCCGGTTCATCCACCTCGACGTGACCTTCGCCACGACCATGCCGGTGGCCGATCCGGAACTGCTCTTCCTGCCCTTCGAGGAGGGCGCCGAACGCCTCGGGCTGCCGCTGGCCTACCGCATCGTCAAGAATATGGGCGGCTCGCTCACCTTTTTCCAGCTTGGCGGCGAGGCGGCCTTCACCGTGCAACTGCCCCTCGGCGCGCCCTACGACCAGGCGCCGGACCTGGATGATGAGGAGGAGGAAGAGACCGGGGGAGAACCTTTTTGA
- a CDS encoding ammonium transporter: MNAADTAFVLISAALVMLMTPGLALFYGGMVRGKNILGTLMHSNILLGTVTIIWAIVGYSLAFGGDIGGLIGNLDYVFLRGVGTAAKPGVDNIPHLAFMIFQCMFAVITPALITGAFAERIKFSGFLVFTSLWMIVVYSPMAHWVWGGGWMAKMGALDFAGGAVVHMSSGASALAAALYLGPRRGYGKQAFIPHNLPLTILGAGLLWFGWFGFNAGSALAANGLAASAFVTTHLAAAAAAVSWIVVEWLHRGKPTTLGMASGAVAGLVAITPAAGFVEPMPAILMGLVAGALCYGGVLLKSRLKYDDALDVVGIHGLGGTFGALATGLFATTAVNDAGANGLFYGNPGQLWIQFVSVVATWAYCFVMSLILFKVVDLMVGIRVSLDDETKGLDVSQHSEVGYQL; the protein is encoded by the coding sequence ATGAACGCGGCGGACACCGCTTTCGTGCTCATTTCGGCGGCCCTGGTCATGCTCATGACCCCGGGGTTGGCACTTTTTTACGGTGGCATGGTCCGGGGCAAGAACATCCTCGGTACGCTCATGCACTCCAACATCCTGCTTGGCACCGTCACCATCATCTGGGCCATTGTCGGCTACAGCCTGGCCTTCGGCGGCGATATCGGCGGGCTGATCGGCAATCTCGACTACGTGTTCCTGCGCGGGGTCGGGACCGCCGCCAAGCCGGGCGTGGACAATATCCCGCACCTGGCCTTCATGATCTTCCAGTGCATGTTCGCGGTGATCACGCCGGCGCTGATTACCGGCGCGTTCGCCGAGCGCATCAAGTTTTCCGGTTTTCTCGTCTTCACCAGCCTGTGGATGATCGTGGTCTATTCGCCCATGGCCCACTGGGTCTGGGGCGGCGGCTGGATGGCCAAGATGGGGGCCCTCGATTTCGCCGGCGGCGCGGTGGTCCACATGAGTTCCGGCGCCTCCGCCCTGGCCGCGGCCCTGTACCTGGGCCCCCGGCGCGGCTACGGCAAGCAGGCGTTCATTCCCCACAACCTGCCGCTGACCATCCTTGGCGCGGGGCTTTTGTGGTTCGGCTGGTTCGGCTTCAACGCCGGCAGCGCCCTGGCCGCCAACGGCTTGGCCGCCTCGGCCTTCGTCACCACGCATCTTGCCGCCGCGGCCGCGGCCGTGAGCTGGATCGTGGTGGAGTGGCTCCATCGCGGCAAGCCGACCACGCTTGGCATGGCTTCCGGCGCGGTGGCGGGCCTTGTCGCCATCACTCCGGCGGCGGGCTTCGTCGAGCCCATGCCGGCCATCCTCATGGGCCTTGTCGCCGGCGCGCTGTGCTACGGCGGCGTGCTGCTCAAAAGCCGGCTCAAGTACGACGACGCCCTGGATGTCGTGGGCATCCATGGCCTGGGCGGCACCTTCGGCGCGCTGGCCACCGGCCTTTTCGCCACCACGGCCGTCAACGACGCCGGGGCCAACGGCCTTTTCTACGGCAACCCCGGCCAGTTGTGGATCCAGTTCGTCTCGGTGGTCGCCACCTGGGCCTACTGCTTCGTCATGTCGCTGATCCTGTTTAAGGTCGTGGACTTGATGGTTGGTATTCGGGTAAGCCTGGACGACGAGACCAAGGGCCTCGACGTCAGCCAGCACAGTGAAGTCGGCTACCAGCTCTAA
- a CDS encoding P-II family nitrogen regulator, with product MKKIEVITRPYKIDEIKEKLTGIGIKGMTISEVKGFGRQRGHTEVYRGAEYQVDFVPKIKMEVVVEDAMAVEVIATIKAAAQTGEVGDGKIFVSSIDEVIRIRTGETGNAAI from the coding sequence ATGAAAAAAATCGAAGTCATCACGCGGCCTTACAAGATCGATGAGATCAAGGAAAAGCTCACCGGCATCGGCATCAAGGGCATGACCATCTCCGAGGTCAAGGGCTTCGGTCGCCAGCGCGGCCATACCGAGGTCTACCGTGGGGCCGAGTACCAGGTGGATTTCGTGCCCAAGATCAAGATGGAGGTGGTGGTGGAGGATGCCATGGCCGTCGAGGTGATCGCCACCATCAAGGCCGCCGCCCAGACCGGCGAGGTCGGCGACGGCAAGATCTTCGTTTCCAGCATCGACGAGGTGATCCGTATCCGCACCGGCGAGACCGGCAACGCGGCTATCTGA
- a CDS encoding HD domain-containing protein, with translation MPLQEKPPSAALLVEGKALLDTALADGQVDVSYVAALADVFDRYFRERLAEYEASAAGRPAFALVAVGGYGRRELCPASDIDVLVVFGGECPPDAPELARFLFFPLWDLGVDLGHGVRTMAQCLELARTDQQVLASLLDARFIAGDVGVHEGLAARLAADVFPDRAADFALWLDADNNARKASYGDAGAMLEPNLKNGLGGLRAVHQVRWLLALDAGRERDAGLLAPELAALSEDFHFVLTARMHLHRLCGRKNDKLYFEFQERVAEAMGFGPRGDRAGVERFLAKLLRRMADIKALRLSAWPLLAGSLGALDLGAPAKALGGGVELAPEGLRFAPGLSDEAAMEGLFNLLLACARTGRAPSHETLRRMRAMAEAYARLAGVSPLSGRRLYEGLGAVMQADATGAAMDAVMGTGLLRAALPEFARVEDIVAFDIYHVHPVGRHTLEAVRLLAGIRAGEPSRYKALLAGLPRPELVFWGLLLHDVGKGLGGGHAEKGAQLAEAMLARLAAPLEVRHAVAGLVREHLLLPETATGRDLADRDVVAGVAARVATVETLDMLTLIARCDGQATGPQAWTGWKESLIFELYDKVRAAIEQGRLFDAGDAKIMLATRERVRELAGECMEPEALERALLAMPPRYLVVESAETILSHLALLRELDAAEAEDRRMRPSARSARRGRDVAVLRHEALPEADGFRLTVAARGVRALFATVCGALALYDLSIRDADVFAWEGGVTILSLRTANPPDLLYADEVFARVARAVHYALSGKLFLAYRLAKKRESFLYPPVANRPRTPPEVVLDDRASDLYSVLEVTCDDRVGLLYDIARTLYELRLEMHLAKVVTPAGRVRDVFYVRGPDGRRVEDPEQAAEIKAALLHRLADDLYGLD, from the coding sequence ATGCCCCTACAGGAAAAACCGCCGAGCGCGGCCCTGCTCGTCGAAGGCAAGGCCCTTCTGGACACGGCCTTGGCCGACGGTCAGGTGGACGTGTCCTACGTCGCGGCCCTGGCCGACGTCTTTGACCGCTATTTCCGCGAACGTCTGGCCGAGTACGAGGCGTCGGCAGCCGGCCGGCCGGCCTTTGCCCTGGTGGCCGTGGGCGGCTACGGCCGGCGGGAACTGTGCCCGGCCTCGGACATCGACGTGCTGGTGGTCTTCGGCGGCGAATGCCCCCCCGACGCGCCCGAACTGGCGCGGTTTCTTTTTTTCCCGCTGTGGGACCTGGGCGTGGACCTGGGCCATGGCGTGCGCACCATGGCCCAGTGCCTGGAACTGGCCCGCACGGACCAGCAAGTGCTGGCCTCGCTGCTCGACGCCCGGTTCATTGCCGGCGACGTCGGCGTGCACGAGGGCCTGGCCGCCCGGTTGGCCGCCGACGTGTTTCCGGACCGGGCCGCCGATTTCGCCCTGTGGCTCGATGCGGACAACAACGCACGCAAGGCGTCCTACGGCGACGCCGGGGCCATGCTCGAACCCAACCTCAAAAACGGCCTGGGCGGACTGCGCGCCGTCCATCAGGTGCGCTGGCTTCTGGCCCTTGACGCCGGGCGCGAACGCGATGCCGGGCTCCTGGCCCCGGAACTGGCCGCCCTGTCCGAGGATTTTCATTTCGTCCTGACCGCCCGGATGCATCTGCATCGCCTGTGCGGCCGCAAAAACGACAAGCTGTATTTCGAGTTCCAGGAGCGCGTGGCCGAGGCCATGGGCTTTGGGCCGCGCGGCGACCGGGCCGGGGTGGAGCGGTTTTTGGCAAAGCTTTTGCGCCGCATGGCCGACATCAAGGCCTTGCGCCTTTCCGCCTGGCCGCTTCTGGCCGGCTCTCTCGGGGCGCTCGATCTCGGCGCGCCGGCCAAGGCGCTGGGGGGCGGCGTGGAGCTCGCCCCGGAGGGCCTGCGCTTTGCGCCGGGACTCTCCGACGAGGCGGCCATGGAGGGGCTTTTCAACCTGCTACTGGCCTGTGCCCGGACCGGCCGTGCGCCGTCCCACGAGACGCTGCGCCGGATGCGGGCCATGGCCGAAGCCTACGCCCGCCTGGCCGGGGTGTCCCCGCTTTCCGGGCGGCGGCTCTACGAGGGCCTTGGCGCGGTCATGCAGGCCGACGCCACCGGCGCGGCCATGGACGCGGTCATGGGCACCGGGCTTTTGCGGGCCGCGCTGCCGGAATTCGCCCGGGTCGAGGACATCGTCGCCTTCGACATCTACCACGTGCACCCCGTGGGCCGGCACACCCTGGAGGCGGTACGGCTTCTGGCCGGCATCCGGGCCGGGGAGCCGTCGCGCTACAAGGCGCTTCTGGCCGGCCTGCCCCGGCCGGAACTGGTCTTCTGGGGGCTTTTGCTCCACGACGTGGGCAAGGGCCTGGGCGGGGGCCATGCGGAAAAAGGGGCGCAGCTGGCCGAGGCCATGCTGGCCCGACTCGCCGCGCCGCTGGAGGTGCGCCATGCCGTGGCCGGACTCGTGCGCGAGCATCTGCTGTTGCCGGAAACGGCCACCGGGCGCGACCTGGCCGACCGGGACGTGGTGGCCGGGGTGGCGGCCCGGGTGGCCACGGTGGAAACCCTCGACATGCTGACGCTCATTGCCCGCTGCGACGGCCAGGCCACCGGGCCGCAGGCCTGGACCGGCTGGAAGGAATCGCTCATTTTCGAGCTCTACGACAAGGTCCGCGCCGCCATCGAGCAGGGGCGGCTTTTCGACGCCGGCGACGCCAAAATCATGCTGGCGACGCGGGAACGCGTGCGCGAGCTGGCCGGCGAGTGCATGGAGCCCGAGGCCCTGGAACGGGCGCTTTTGGCCATGCCGCCGCGCTACCTGGTGGTGGAATCGGCCGAGACCATCCTGTCCCACCTGGCTTTGCTCAGGGAACTGGACGCGGCCGAGGCCGAAGACAGGCGCATGCGCCCGAGCGCCCGATCGGCCCGCCGGGGCCGGGACGTGGCCGTTTTGCGCCACGAGGCCTTGCCCGAGGCCGACGGCTTTCGCCTGACCGTGGCGGCACGGGGCGTGCGCGCCCTTTTCGCCACCGTGTGCGGGGCGCTGGCCCTCTATGACCTGTCCATCCGCGACGCCGACGTGTTCGCCTGGGAGGGCGGGGTGACGATATTGTCGCTGCGCACCGCCAATCCGCCGGACCTGCTCTATGCCGACGAGGTCTTCGCCCGGGTCGCCCGGGCCGTGCATTATGCCCTTTCGGGCAAGCTCTTTCTCGCCTACCGGCTGGCCAAAAAACGGGAATCGTTTCTCTACCCGCCGGTCGCCAACCGTCCGCGAACCCCGCCCGAGGTGGTGCTCGACGACCGGGCCTCGGACCTCTACAGCGTGTTGGAGGTGACCTGCGACGACCGGGTGGGGCTTTTATACGACATCGCCCGCACGCTCTACGAGCTGCGCCTGGAGATGCATCTGGCCAAGGTGGTGACCCCCGCCGGCCGGGTGCGCGACGTGTTTTACGTGCGCGGTCCCGACGGCCGAAGGGTGGAGGACCCGGAGCAGGCGGCGGAGATCAAAGCGGCGCTGTTGCATCGGCTGGCCGACGATTTGTACGGCCTCGACTGA
- a CDS encoding peroxiredoxin codes for MSDSEALSFPPRLGEPAPDFEIETTQGILRLEDFRGSWLVLFSHPADFTPVCATEIIAFAGVHETLRASGCELLGLSVDSIFSHIAWVRSLESRFSVTVDFPLGADTTGVVARRYGMHMPAESPNEPSRVTFVIDDRQIVRAQLAYPMTTGRNVDEIVRLVAALQTTDAHGVATPAGWKPGEAVLAPPPRTKAMAEERVKAAGPGCPDWYFCKKETA; via the coding sequence ATGAGCGACAGTGAAGCCCTGTCCTTTCCTCCGCGCCTCGGGGAGCCCGCCCCGGATTTCGAGATCGAAACCACCCAGGGCATCCTGCGTCTGGAAGACTTCCGGGGAAGCTGGCTGGTGCTTTTCTCCCATCCGGCGGACTTCACCCCGGTGTGCGCCACGGAGATCATCGCCTTCGCCGGCGTGCACGAGACGTTGCGCGCCAGCGGCTGCGAACTGCTCGGGCTGTCCGTGGATTCCATCTTTTCCCATATCGCCTGGGTGCGCTCCCTGGAATCGCGGTTTTCGGTCACCGTCGATTTCCCTCTGGGCGCGGACACCACCGGCGTGGTGGCGCGGCGCTACGGCATGCACATGCCCGCCGAATCACCGAACGAGCCCTCGCGTGTGACCTTCGTCATCGACGACCGCCAGATCGTGCGGGCTCAGCTTGCCTACCCCATGACCACCGGCCGCAATGTGGACGAGATCGTGCGGCTGGTCGCGGCCCTGCAGACGACCGACGCCCATGGCGTCGCCACCCCGGCCGGCTGGAAGCCGGGCGAGGCGGTGCTCGCCCCGCCACCGCGCACCAAGGCCATGGCCGAGGAGCGGGTGAAGGCGGCTGGGCCGGGCTGCCCGGATTGGTATTTTTGCAAAAAGGAGACGGCATGA
- a CDS encoding zinc/iron-chelating domain-containing protein yields MEVTVNAFSRPGEIPAPPNPENCRQCAAAGPTCCSLTPGHEDLCFPISEMERHRIAEHVGLSLGAFTPEANSGAFLSCMRRLFPREGKLVESLFPEWGRHLRLSVTPEGHCVFLRDDGCRLPREARPYYCRLFPFWMTDGRVTAFAAAGCLVHRQGRTVAGMLALLVATEGQVRDLHGRLRLAWGLPPQEGMPAVTPAPARFGT; encoded by the coding sequence CTGGAGGTTACCGTGAACGCCTTTTCCCGGCCCGGGGAGATCCCCGCGCCGCCCAATCCGGAAAACTGCCGCCAATGCGCCGCGGCCGGTCCCACCTGCTGTTCGCTCACGCCCGGACATGAGGACCTGTGCTTCCCCATTTCCGAGATGGAGCGCCACCGCATTGCCGAGCATGTGGGCCTTTCGCTCGGCGCGTTCACGCCGGAAGCCAATTCCGGGGCGTTTCTCTCCTGCATGCGCCGGCTTTTTCCCCGTGAGGGCAAGCTGGTCGAAAGCCTTTTCCCGGAATGGGGACGGCACCTGCGCCTGTCGGTCACGCCCGAGGGGCACTGCGTGTTTTTGCGGGACGACGGATGCCGCTTGCCAAGGGAGGCCCGGCCGTATTATTGCCGCCTCTTCCCATTCTGGATGACCGACGGACGGGTCACGGCCTTTGCCGCCGCCGGTTGCCTCGTCCACCGCCAGGGCCGCACCGTCGCCGGGATGCTTGCGCTTCTTGTGGCGACCGAGGGGCAAGTCCGCGATCTCCACGGCCGACTGCGGCTGGCCTGGGGGCTTCCTCCACAGGAAGGCATGCCCGCGGTCACTCCCGCCCCAGCGAGATTTGGTACGTGA
- a CDS encoding PBP1A family penicillin-binding protein, with the protein MKKLLILLVLLLFVGVVSGAAGLIGLYYWASSDLPSFRKITDYRPPLVTTIYTRNNKVLGYLYSEKRFLVTLSEMPDFLPKAFLAAEDATFYQHEGVDLSAIVRAMIKNLQRGGIRQGGSTITQQVIKRLLLSSEKSYKRKIKEAILAYRLEKYLTKDEILTIYLNQIYLGSRAYGVEAAARTYFGVHVGDLTLAQAALLAGLPQAPSRYSPFRDFQAAKNRQKYVLGRMLAQGWITQAQHDQAVAEPLVFKSMPDPSWEVAPFYLEEVRRELIDRFGEDQVYNGGLHVHTAVDLKHQEAAERALREGLVASEKRRGYKPTLEKLDKDKYADFLAHSNVPSALLTPGRWLKALVTESGAQGLTVRFGDKYGFIPAGEIGWAKGRVEVGDLIWASVLAEPEKPGARKEEAEAPAPKGKKGKAAEARKSAPAPSARPMWKLAMQLEPRIEGAIVSMDPRTGEVLACVGGFSFEKSQFNRATQSFRQPGSSFKPIVYSVAMDNGMTPATVVMDAPFSYRDPWSGQVWSPGNYEGSYSGPMTLRAALSKSKNLVTVRVAQQVGMKKIIARAQELGLRGEFVPYLPVSLGAVAVNLLDMIHAYSAFARDGSTITPRFVLDVKSPWGEELYVNKPEIKQVLTPQTAYIMDCMLKEVVRAGTATRIKVLGRPLAGKTGTTNDFQDAWFMGFSPYLLTGCYVGFDQPKPMGKGETGGRAALPIWLAYREAVENDYPVEDFSRPPGIVMANVDGVPMAFKEGTERGSMAIMDEEQEKAFFTDPNAPLGKGEDLLKQMF; encoded by the coding sequence GTGAAAAAACTCCTCATATTGCTTGTTCTGTTGTTGTTCGTTGGCGTCGTTTCCGGTGCCGCCGGCTTGATCGGCCTGTATTACTGGGCATCGAGCGATCTGCCGAGCTTTCGCAAAATCACCGACTACCGCCCGCCGCTGGTGACGACCATCTACACCCGCAACAACAAGGTGCTCGGCTACCTCTATTCCGAAAAGCGCTTTCTGGTGACGCTTTCGGAGATGCCCGACTTTTTGCCCAAGGCCTTTCTGGCCGCCGAGGACGCCACCTTTTATCAGCACGAGGGCGTGGACCTTTCGGCCATCGTCCGGGCCATGATCAAGAACCTCCAGCGCGGCGGCATCCGGCAGGGCGGCTCCACCATCACCCAGCAGGTCATCAAGCGGCTGCTTCTCTCTTCGGAAAAAAGCTACAAGCGCAAGATCAAGGAAGCCATCCTGGCCTACCGCCTGGAAAAGTACCTGACCAAGGACGAGATCCTCACCATCTACCTCAACCAGATCTACCTCGGCTCCCGGGCTTACGGCGTGGAGGCGGCGGCGCGGACCTACTTCGGCGTCCACGTCGGCGACCTGACCCTGGCCCAGGCAGCGCTTCTGGCCGGCCTGCCCCAGGCGCCTTCGCGCTACAGCCCGTTTCGGGATTTCCAGGCGGCCAAGAACCGCCAGAAATACGTGCTCGGCCGCATGCTGGCCCAGGGCTGGATCACCCAGGCCCAGCACGACCAGGCCGTGGCCGAGCCGCTGGTGTTCAAAAGCATGCCCGACCCGTCCTGGGAGGTGGCCCCGTTCTACCTCGAGGAGGTGCGCCGGGAGCTCATCGACCGTTTCGGCGAGGATCAGGTCTACAACGGCGGCCTGCACGTGCACACGGCCGTGGACCTCAAGCACCAGGAGGCGGCCGAGCGGGCCCTGCGCGAGGGGCTGGTCGCCTCGGAGAAACGCCGGGGCTACAAGCCGACCCTGGAGAAGCTCGACAAGGACAAGTACGCGGATTTTCTGGCCCACAGCAACGTGCCGTCAGCGCTTTTGACCCCGGGTCGCTGGCTCAAGGCCCTGGTCACCGAGTCCGGCGCCCAGGGGCTGACCGTGCGTTTCGGCGACAAGTACGGTTTCATCCCGGCCGGCGAGATCGGCTGGGCCAAGGGCCGGGTGGAGGTCGGCGACCTCATCTGGGCCTCGGTGCTGGCCGAGCCGGAAAAGCCCGGTGCCCGCAAGGAAGAGGCCGAGGCCCCGGCTCCCAAGGGCAAAAAGGGCAAGGCCGCCGAAGCGAGGAAATCCGCCCCGGCCCCGTCCGCCCGGCCCATGTGGAAGCTGGCCATGCAGCTCGAGCCGCGCATCGAGGGGGCCATCGTGTCCATGGACCCGCGCACGGGCGAGGTGCTGGCCTGCGTCGGCGGTTTCTCCTTCGAAAAAAGCCAGTTCAACCGGGCCACCCAGTCGTTTCGCCAGCCCGGATCGTCGTTTAAGCCCATCGTCTATTCCGTGGCCATGGACAACGGCATGACCCCGGCCACCGTGGTCATGGACGCGCCTTTTTCCTATCGCGATCCCTGGAGCGGCCAGGTCTGGTCGCCGGGCAACTATGAGGGCAGCTATTCCGGGCCCATGACGCTGCGGGCCGCGCTGTCCAAGTCGAAGAACCTCGTCACGGTGCGGGTGGCCCAGCAGGTGGGCATGAAGAAGATCATCGCCCGGGCCCAGGAACTGGGGCTGCGCGGTGAATTCGTGCCGTACCTGCCGGTGAGCCTGGGGGCTGTCGCCGTCAACCTGCTGGACATGATCCACGCCTATTCGGCCTTTGCCCGCGACGGTTCGACCATCACCCCGCGCTTCGTCCTGGACGTCAAAAGCCCCTGGGGCGAGGAACTCTACGTCAACAAGCCCGAGATCAAGCAGGTGCTCACGCCCCAGACCGCCTATATCATGGACTGCATGCTCAAAGAGGTGGTGCGGGCCGGCACGGCCACGCGGATCAAGGTCCTGGGGCGGCCCCTCGCCGGCAAGACCGGCACCACCAACGACTTCCAGGACGCCTGGTTCATGGGCTTCTCGCCCTATCTGCTGACCGGCTGCTACGTCGGCTTCGACCAGCCCAAGCCCATGGGCAAGGGCGAGACCGGCGGACGGGCGGCGCTGCCCATCTGGCTGGCCTACCGCGAGGCCGTGGAAAACGATTATCCGGTCGAGGACTTCTCCCGGCCCCCGGGCATCGTCATGGCCAACGTGGACGGGGTGCCCATGGCCTTCAAGGAAGGCACCGAACGCGGCTCCATGGCCATCATGGACGAGGAGCAGGAAAAAGCCTTTTTCACCGACCCCAACGCGCCGCTCGGCAAGGGCGAGGACCTGCTCAAGCAGATGTTCTGA